One Skermanella pratensis genomic window, GATCCCTTGCTGCACGATCACCGCCTGCCCGACATCCAGGCTGCCCAAAGCCCGGACCACGGCCACCCCGCGGGCAATGTCGGCTTCCGCCTGACCGTCCGGACCATGAGTCCCCAGGTTGCCGACGGGCGTCAGCAGGTCGCGGAAGACATCCTGTGTCGCCACCACCCGGAACCCCTCGCTTTCCAGCTCGCTGGTCACGGCCCTCAGGAGACCGTCGTCGCCCAGGGCGCGAGTGCCGATGCGGGCGAAAAGGCGGGCCGCGCGCCAGTCCGGCTTCAACTCGGCCAGGCTGGGACGGCGCACCCGGCCGGCCAGGACAATGTCGCGGACCCCGGCCTGACGCAGGGCATCGAGCATGGCGCCCGCGGCGCCCAGCCGCGACCAGCGGTCGACGGGAAGCTTCCCGCCGTCGCGGTCGGCATGCCCTTCCAGCCCCAGCACGAACACCTCGCGCCCGGCGGAACGGCAGGCTTCG contains:
- a CDS encoding LpxI family protein, whose product is MPPKLGIIAGGGDLPLRLVEACRSAGREVFVLGLEGHADRDGGKLPVDRWSRLGAAGAMLDALRQAGVRDIVLAGRVRRPSLAELKPDWRAARLFARIGTRALGDDGLLRAVTSELESEGFRVVATQDVFRDLLTPVGNLGTHGPDGQAEADIARGVAVVRALGSLDVGQAVIVQQGIVLGVEAIEGTDALIDRCGALRRDGPGGVLIKMSKPGQDVRFDLPTVGAVTVERCAAAGLRGIAVEAGKSIMLDREAIAELADARGLFIVGLEVPQ